The Arachis ipaensis cultivar K30076 chromosome B03, Araip1.1, whole genome shotgun sequence region attcaatggaaGTCGTAAGTgactaactcatgtcctctcatcatgTTAATCTCTTCTAACCATAGCAGTCCACCAAATTCGagcaactcatgtcctctcatcatgTTGACTCAGGGCTTCTCATTGTAgccgaagatgaagctctaagcaatccactccccttcacgatcttactcaaaatgccacagacaaggtcggatcttctgaatcagaaagtgctgcttctctgactctagccttagtgccacagagacctcactaACCCACGGACAACggaattttatgtcacatatccaaagttgcccaggcacgctcttggaatccgcaatgcattCTCCAGCTTTAGTTCAATGCTATATGGGTCTGGGCTCGCAcgaaacccatgtagaacaaggatgaatgtcacGGTTCACCCCCGATTCATTGAGATTGAAGAACGAGAACGCATAGGAGAATAGAATCAAActtattgaaatagaaacagtaatattattattccatgagaatcagcagagctcctaaccctaacttaggaggtttagttgctcatgctttACAGAAGTAATAGAAGTAATGTGTCTGTGCTTCTCCCCTCCTAGGAGGCATGATCCTCAGGAAGAAGGAAGtcttttatttataataaaatacaaGACACAAAGGATGTTACccataattaaaaattacaaaaatgtgaTAAACTAAGCTAGagggtgcgaaaatccactttcgggcccacttagtgagtgtttgggctgagcttggggtGAATCCACGTCCTAGTGCTCCTCTTGGGGCGTTGGACGCCGAGTTTGATCCTATATGGCGTCCAAACGCCAAGCTTGCTCCCTTTGGGGCCTTGAACGCCAGAAAAGTggtgttttgggcatttaacgcccattttgGACCTTCACTTCCAAAgacaagtatagactattatacatttcttgAAAGCCCTAGAAGTTAGTTTTCCAATGCTTTTAAGAGtttgtcaattggacctctgtagctccagaaatgcttgcttgaatgcatggaggtcagaatctaacagcaccTGCAgccctttctctgtctctgaatcagacatTTCCAAAACTTGCCAAAATCACCCAAAAAATAacctaaaatcaaagaaaaaccacaaagactcaaagtagcatctaaaaagttatttttacattaaaacctaataaaacatattaaaactcaacaaaatataactaaaatgCTAGTGTGCGAAATTGAACTCCGCataactgaaccggcaagtgcaccgggtcgtccatgtaatacctcacgtgagtgagggtcgaatccgaCGAAGATTGCCGGATTGAACAAGCGATGGCTACCTTATAAATTTTAGTCAGGCAATTAGAAAAGATAgttgtttgtttgaaagcataaacgAAATAGTAAAGAACGAAATACCAGATTAGTGTAAAAGTAATTATGGATaattagttaaggcttcggagatgagtattctttccggattaacttttcttactatttACTTCTACAACGAATGActcattcaatggcagccgtaattgactaactcatgtagcatcctcatcaagttagtctcttctaaaccatagcagtccaccatatctgagcaactcatgtagcatcctcatcaagttaactcatggcttcctATTATAGTGgaaggtgaagacctaagcaatccactccccttcacgatcctactcaaaacaccacagacaaggtcgaatcttccagatcagggaATGCTGCTTCTCATACTTTAGCCTTGACGACACAAAAACCTCAGTAATCCACGGTCAacaagattatatgtcacatatccaaagtcgcCCAGGCACGCTCTTGGAATTCATAGTGCATTCTCTAGCTTGTGGTTATATGCTATCCAGGCAAGACTCAcacagaacccatgtagaacaaggatgattgtcacgggtcatccttAATTCATGATatgaagaacgaaaatgcacaagagaatggaatcaaacgtatactgaaatagaacagtaatattattaatccatgagaatcagtagAGCTCCGAACCCTAatttaggaggtttagttgctcatgctttTACAGAAAGTAAAATATATTATCGTAAAATTAAGGCaaaagatcctaaacatgggtgatcttttcctatatatactaatctaataactaagaagcacaaaaatatgataaaatagaATAGAGGTGCGAAATCCATCCTTGGGCCCAATTAGGTTGAGTACTTGagctgagcttggcgtccaactttgAGGAATGaccgttgaacgcccattagagGGTGATTGGCACTGCCTTGTGTCTTGGTGGGTGTTGAACGCTGAGGAattcatatttgatgatgatttttggttgaatttgaatggatttcaccatataaacttgcacttattccactaaatagcatgcatttgaactttcctcctaatttgtgcttgattatgaaaacatgctcttttgtgcctaatttgattaattttattccatttaccttccattcgatgccttgatgttatttgtgagtgatttcagaggtataaggtaggaatggcttggagaaaatggaagaagagcattcaaagtggatgaagcatgaagaatcaaaggagaagagctcagcctagtgtgcgtgcacacagactTGCGTGTATACGCACAGCCATCGAGTCAGAGCCACGCGTGAGCATGAGCCGCATCATGTGCATCGCGTGTTccattcaagcatcgcctagtgtgcgtgcgcacgacctcctgtgcgtacgcatgggtctAGATTTTTTgcaaagtgtgcggacgcacacgtctatgcgtccgcacaggtggacgcacatgccttcattaaaatctCACGTGACTCGCAATTTTTGGtggtttggaggcccatttctgaagccatttagctcataagGATGAGAAAATGAAGACCATACCATAGCATAATATTAGTGTAGCTTAGGAGTAGTGGTAGATagcttttagtttagtttttctttaagtttttcatcatcttctctactaaggtttatactagggtttttacattcaagtgccacttcaattttgatcttggattttgctaatttccattgtaagtatctctttgtcactactctttatagttacattgttcttACACTTTCTTATAATTCAAGTTAGAGTTCAATTTCacttctctcttgcaatttctatttcttgttgatgaaattgatttttgatgatgtttacatgctttcttgagtatttattgttgattgagattatttgttgcttttagtttcaaggtTTTACTCATTTTTcccatgtttaaggtttttgtccaccaagtgtttgacaaaatgtcaagcatgattttgggctagttttctatctcttggcTTGGGGAAATTGAGCAATTAGGTTCCtggagttggaatgtccaacatttagtgtcaattttggattgttaattgttcttgttcccactaatgctatgttgttgctaaggtaattagcaagcaatttaggatttgtgggttaaggacacttatgctcatttaacttattCTCTGATGTGAGAgttgatcaagtgagattaatccattttagttgtcatagttgtggttccaacaaggaaaggaccttagctcactccaagccaagatgtGTTTTATGCTTTGATTTCTTCATACACATTTACATTAGTTCTTTTTATAccttacttgtctatattgcatagttacttctttgattcctttattagttcatttattacaattttgcatgttcttttattgctttatatgtttatcTCTTTTTTGAAAACCCGATGATCCTCACAACTAAGATTGcacactcattggtctcaagtgtccttgggagacgacccgggaaTTAAAACTCCCAgaattgaattggttttgaattgtgacatatcCTTTGGATTAAACATTTTATCTTGGGGATTAATCGTTGGTCTAGCCTATACTTTCAACAATAGAATTCTAATTTGTGAAAACCTAGATCGACGTGCAAGCCGCCACGcttcaaatttggcgccgttgccgaggactcAGTTTAAGTGCAATGTGAGTATTTGGTTCTGGTTTGCTACTTGGCACTAATTTGTAGATATTGTTTCTATCTAGCTAGTCTTGGTAGTTGTTAATTGTTAGGTTGGTTTATGTTTATTTGTCTATTCTTGTTTTGCTTTTCATAATTGCATGCTTCTATTGTTTCCTGAGTTGAATGACACGGTCGCTTTCAGACCCAAGCTTGGCCCCTTTTGCTCCGGAAATAGAAAGAACTTTAactcatattaggcaagctcagCGCCGGGTAGCATTTGTGAATAGTGAATTGGGCTTGCTTGAAGAGCACTCAAATTCACTATCACTATCAATCCATGACCATCATTCATCAATCAACGAGGAAACCTTATATTCATCTATGGGGAGTGCTGAAATCTCTATGAATGACTCGGGTGATGACACCATGGCGGATCCACCTCATAGAATCACCTCAAGGGAAGCCGAAGCTCCTGATATCAAATTGCAACCGATACAAATCCGGTATCCGGCTTTGGATCCAAATTTTGAGCTTAAGACCGGCACAATCAACTTGCTTCCCAAGTACAATGGACTACCTGGAGAAGATCCTCTTAAGCATCttaaggattttcaagttgcatGCTCCACTGCGAGAAGACATGGTGCAGATGAAGTAGCTATTTTAGTGttcgctttccctttctctttggaGGGAAAAGCGAAAGAATGGTTTTATACTCAACGAGATggggagactctttatgagtactaggAGAGATTTAAAAACTTGTTGAAAGCTTGCCCCCACCACCGTATTGACGAGTTGGTTCTTATTAGCTCTTTTGTCAAGGGATGAATCCCCAAGATAAGCTTCTCCTAGATGCCTCTAGTGGAGGATCCCTTACCAAAAACAAGACCGTCGAGGAAGCGTGGGAGATCATAGCTGACTTGGTGGATTTCAGTCAACACTCTAGGGCAAGAAACCCACAACCAAAAGCTTTAAGTGAAGTTTCTCCTTCTAGAGATGCCATTTTGACAAAGACCCTTGGTGAGATGACAATTTTGCTGAGACAAATCACCCAAGGGCAACAAATTTCCCAAGCTTTGATAGCTCCTCCACCTCAACCTCTAAGAATTGAAGGACCACTAAGATCATGTGGTATTTGTGCTTGTAAtaaccattacactgatgagtgccctTAACTCCAAGAGGACACTACATTAGCGGTAGCCAATTCATACCCACAAAGACCCAACTACAATCAACATGGAGGAAGTCAAaaccaagggtggagggataattctAATCAAAGGTGGAACCAAGTACCACATGCTCAACCTTACCCAAGCCAACAAGCCTACTATCATCAAGCTCCTTAAGATCAACCACAATATCAACAATCCTACCAACACCCTTCACAATCTCAACCTCAAGGGAGGTATCAACATCCAAATAGTAATAGTAGATCCAACCCTCCTCAAGGAAACCAAGGTCCTCATCCTAATCAACCCTACATGAATGACACACTCCAAACCTTTATGCAAGAGCAACGAGAATTCCAGAAGAAACAAGAAGTGTATATGGCTACAATTGCCGAAGCACTCACCCGTTTGACTCTTTTGCCTCTGACTACACAAAATGCCCAACAAGCCTCAACTTCTAGTAGTTTGCCCTCACAATCTCAACCGAATCCTAAGGGGAGCATCAATGCTATCACCCTTAGGAGAGGCACCAAGTTGGATGAAATTGGTGTTGTGCCTACAAGTTCTAGTGAGGAAACCCGCAAGGAAGAGGTAGGAGAGGATATGAGAGTGATGAATGATGAAGGGAAGATGTTGAGAAGGATGAGGAGGAACCACTCAAGACCAAGGAGCCAAAGAGGAAAAATCCGATTGAAGAGCCTATGCCCATTCCATTCTCAACTTTGGCAAAGAAGGTCAAGATGCAAGAACAACTTGACCCCAACATGGTGGAAATTTTTAAGAATATTGAAGTCACAGTCCCTCCATTTCAGGCCATTCAACAAGTGCCCAAATATGCCAGGTTCCTCAAAGATGTTTGTACTCACAAGGAGAAAATTGGCGAACTCAACAAAAGGGCGGTAGATGATTCTATCTCTTCTTTAATTCCGAAAAAATGCAATGATCCTGGCCCATGTTTGGTTACTTGCTTGATTGGTGGGATTAAGTTCACAAACTGTATGTGCGATTTGGGAGCGTGCGTAAGTATTACGCCACTCCCCATTTATGAGAAATTGAACTTGTCACCCTTAAAGAGGTCCGGGGTGAGATTCGTGTTGGCCAATAAGAGTATTGTATCAGTTGTGGGGATTGCAGAAAATGTTCTGGTTGACATCCAAGGTTTACTCTTCCTGGTAGATTTCCACATTTTGGAGACTCCTCCCAtagactcagacaagccatcatccatTCTACTTGGAAGGCCGTTTCTAAAGACATCTGATTCAAGCTTAATGCACATTCTGGAGTCTATTCTTTTGAGACCGATGGCAAGGTAGCAAGATTCACATTGGAGAAATCAAGGAAACCCATCCTCGAAGCTTATTCTATCTTTGGGTGTGATATAATCGAAGATGAAGTGATTGAGGTTGGCAAGGAACAACAAGAAGAGAAGATTGCCAAGAAGTCTAATTTAAGATATCACACTCAACCAAAGaatgccaaggagttggagattttCCTCCTTGGGGAAGTTTCAAGTGACCAATGAAGCCATgcaaagtccaacttaggactctaaaccaaagtgcttggtggcagacaccccaccatggtaacattgttccaaCTTTATCTTTTATTTGTAGCTTTTTGAATTAGTTGCTTTCTCGTGATATGATGATTAGCTTAGTTTTGATTTGATATTTTTGGATTGAATAAGTTGGATTTCTTGTGGATTATGAATTTATGCTTGTTTGAATGACTTGGGGTTGGTATGTTGCTATGTTATAGAAGGAAACAttagttttgaaaagaaaaaatttttgaaacagGGCACCTATGCGTGCGCACCACCCTGTGCGCGCGCATACAACTGCATTTTTCGCTTTCTATGCGACGCACGCCTCTGTGCGCCTGCACACCCCTTGCAGCACCCTCTAATCGCAGTGCCAGCACTGCCTATGCATGGGCGCTGCCCTATTTTCTGAGCCCTGTGTGTGCGCACGCAGCCTCCTTATCGCGCTtcttgtgcggccgcacagacgtgtgcgtccgcacaccaaTTGACGACCCCTCTGGTGGTAGTGTCATCATGAGCTGTGCGCGTGAACAACCTCCCCCTACCTTTGTCCTTGTATGTGCACatggacctgtgtgcgcacgcacacatgactCTATATCTCAAGCGTTCTTAAAAAAAAAGCTTTCTGTGCGAACGCACGcccttgtgcgtccgcacgcgTTGTTGCAACCCCACTGGTGGGAGCAATCGCACACTCTGTGCGGCTGCATCCCTTACCTGTTCTGCATTCTGTGCGCACACACCagcttatgcgtacgcacacacccctCTATCTTGCGACCCCTGTGCGCGCGCTCCCTGCTGTGCGTCTACACACGCTTATTCACTTCCTCTGGTCGCAGCGATCGAATGCTGTGTGCGTTCGCAACccttccaatttctgccttatgTGCGTCTGCATAGGCCCCTGTGCACCCGCATACGACTCGTTTTGGGCGTTAACAGGGCAACCTGCCCTGATTGAGCAACAGtctcatattttcttcttcttattcactGCTACTGCTCCCTCCATTTCTGCCCAGTCAAGGTGACCCTGCCGCCAGTCACCATCGCCGTCAGGCCACCGCCACCACCTCTCTCTCTCGtaaccactctctctctctcttacttcacttttcttttctttccctctTTCCTCTCTCTTTTATCTCTTCATCACCGGTGAGTTTTCCTCTCCGGCATTTTTCCGGCGAACCTAACCGCCACAAGTTGCAGTGGCGATAAGGATTGCCATTGTTTTCTTTCCCATTTTTGTTTGTTTCAACCTTcaattttcatgtttttatttttcttttttgttgatttttgcaattgttttgattttcttttcattttgccTAGATTAAATTTAgtgcttttcttttctctttgtattgCAAGTGTTGATATTTGATTATGGGTTGATTATGATTGAATTTGAGCATTGATTGTGATAACCTTGCACATTTCATAccacatgtttgatgaaatgcatCAATGAACTTTTTGCTTGATTCATATGGCATGGCCATTATACgtgttcaatttatctcttgttaggcatattgtatgaattGTGCAACTTCACTTAGGACTTTTGATGGAAGTTAAGTGAATTCACCAATGCATTTCCTTGTTTGTTGATGTGCGATTTTGGTTACAAATGCATTGTGTTGTGTGAAACTCTATGGTCATTGTTCATCTAGGAATTTGAATTCGGTAATCACTTTACAATTGTTCAGCTTTagatgatgtcttgatcaaacatcttttggcCTTAACTTAGAACGTTGCACATGTGGTTACCACTTCTTGAGGATGAGTAATTGACACTTTACTTTGAGTGAATGCTGGTTGTTGTTGTACACTCTTTTGCTAATGAAATTTCTTGCCAACAACCTCAATGACCATTACATTCAAAGCATGTTAAGGAATCAATTGGTGCGAGCTTGAAGTTGCTTTTATGTAGATGCTTTAGCCTTGCAACTAAAGCACTTATTTGAGAAGCAATGAACTTtatctgcttggattagtaagctcttaggagtgcatcaacactcagtgacttgggttaactaatccgggatcatcagctgaaagtccactatcaagagcaacctaactacaaggcatttagtaacccaaagaggtgctgggcatcaatgttttaagaaggaatgtgagccaagtgtctatggtgaataatgtgtcaagtataaagaaaagaaaatgaacttgctacacatgacactcaaataaagcttataaacaaagtactagccaaggataaaggaataacgagaggtcatagcagtatgttacttgaagcttaaaggagactttctaggcctagttttcataatagttttcggagagcttttgatattgagtgatctttaatttctttgtcttggggaaggagaattcacttctcttcctctcagttttattgctttcaatttcaattacaattgtcttggatttttgggttggagaattgaagaaattatgtttcaatctcaaccttggatctcactgctttatttactgcttgattgaatttcaatttctgttaattgctcttcatccactttctttgaatttcaatttcaatttcttgttggatctaggaaggcattgagatctagacttggttttctagtctctgggtcctgagatctaatttcccaattttacattttctgtttactgttttcatattcatttacttttctgcttcaagatccaATCTAACCTaaaccttcttctacttctctgcttgatgcaatttacttttccttgtttaaattctgcaaatccaatccccaattccctttacaattccagtcatttacatttcttgcactttaagattccgcaatttacatttcttgcattctaagtttctgctatttaatttcttgttctttaagattcagcactttaattccctgttctctttacttccatgcaatttaatttctgcaaatcacaaaacactcaaccaaatcttgattcgcttgactaaattaaccactaagctaaaattgttcaatccttcaattcctgtgggatcgacctcactcccgtgagtttttattacttgatacgacccggtacacttgccggttagatttgtgtgttttgggagaaatttattttcctaccaaaatactcatcaaaaaCCCATTGAAGTAAATGAGACTATGGTGcgggaattctatgcaaactACCAAGATTGGGAACCGAAGTCAGTATTCCTCCGGGGAAGGATGTTGGATGCGTTCGATCAAGCTCTAGAAGCTATTCTGAACAACCCTCACATTCCGCTTGACAAGGATGATTATTTCAAGATAAAAGTGGATGTATTAGGAAGAATATCTCTGACCCCCATTCTTAAGAGAATAAGCCATCCTGGTGCATCTTGGGAGTATAGCAAA contains the following coding sequences:
- the LOC107633203 gene encoding uncharacterized protein LOC107633203, yielding MATIAEALTRLTLLPLTTQNAQQASTSSSLPSQSQPNPKGSINAITLRRGTKLDEIGVVPTSSSEETRKEEDEEEPLKTKEPKRKNPIEEPMPIPFSTLAKKVKMQEQLDPNMVEIFKNIEVTVPPFQAIQQVPKYARFLKDVCTHKEKIGELNKRAVDDSISSLIPKKCNDPGPCLVTCLIGGIKFTNCMCDLGACVSITPLPIYEKLNLSPLKRSGVRFVLANKSIVSVVGIAENVLVDIQGLLFLLNAHSGVYSFETDGKVARFTLEKSRKPILEAYSIFGCDIIEDEVIEVGKEQQEEKIAKKSNLRYHTQPKNAKELEIFLLGEVSSDQ